The Amblyomma americanum isolate KBUSLIRL-KWMA chromosome 5, ASM5285725v1, whole genome shotgun sequence genome window below encodes:
- the LOC144132903 gene encoding transmembrane protein 87A-like, with amino-acid sequence MYIDFRLYLGLLLVCVPSNCFPDQGKWTFKADNVSVHEMAVQKSLYGGSMASVTISCEPSRPGEAVTLLVGWKLYRSPCFQEFLDVDLLSQEQLGGLDMGAKLFETAHLYSQSAEETHQCLHLIDLGVLRRPALKAATTKAAGANANATKKLPAETTVLPHTTVAPHAALTSVDEDGIYMLLLHVRSVGYANFSIQVDVAVRGSHGYLSAVDWPFLPFYGVMCGVYVVYAVVWLVVSALQWRDLLRIQFWIGGVIFLGMLEKAVFYAEYQSINATGRSVQGAVLFAEVLSCLKRSLARLLVVVVSLGFGIVKPRLGPMLHRVLGLGGAYFVMASLEGCLRTLKPKNTPDRLLTVLGIGLALLDSAICWWIFSSLSQTTRTLRLRRNVIKLSLYRHFTNTLVFAVLASVVFMVWVTFDHRTVECLTDWKELWFDEGYWHLLFSLVLLVIMFLWRPTNNNKRYAFTPLLDAADDELDEEDLQQQPHDAFEGMKMRTTKPASGQPAASKEDPEDDLKWVEETIPSSLGETALPSLLDSDEEIMTVRFERNKME; translated from the exons ATGTATATTGACTTCCGATTGTACCTCGGCCTTTTATTAGTGTGTGTTCCCTCGAACTGTTTCCCAGACCAGGGGAAGTGGACCTTCAAAGCTGATAAT GTGTCAGTCCATGAAATGGCGGTCCAGAAGAGCCTCTACGGCGGATCCATGGCCTCCGTGACGA TATCCTGCGAGCCTAGCAGACCGGGTGAGGCGGTGACGTTACTGGTCGGCTGGAAGCTGTACCGTAGCCCATGCTTCCAGGAGTTCCTCGACGTCGATCTTTTG TCGCAGGAGCAGCTCGGGGGTCTGGACATGGGGGCCAAGCTCTTCGAGACGGCTCACTTGTACAGCCAGAGTGCCGAGGAGACTCATCAGTGCCTCCACCTTATCGACCTGGGTGTGCTGCGGCGTCCCGCACTG AAGGCCGCGACGACCAAGG CTGCAGGTGCCAATGCCAATGCAACAAAGAAGCTGCCGGCTGAAACGACAGTGCTGCCACATACAACAGTGGCACCTCATGCGGCCCTCACCAGTGTGGACGAGGATGGCATCTACATGCTTCTCCTACATGTGCGCTCTGTGGGCTATGCCAACTTCTCCATCCAGG TGGACGTGGCAGTGAGAGGCAGCCATGGCTACCTGTCTGCGGTTGACTGGCCCTTCTTGCCC TTCTACGGGGTGATGTGTGGCGTGTACGTGGTGTATGCGGTGGTTTGGCTGGTCGTGTCGGCGCTGCAGTGGCGGGACTTGCTGCGTATCCAATTCTGGATTGGCGGCGTCATCTTTCTGG GCATGCTGGAGAAGGCGGTCTTCTATGCCGAGTACCAGTCCATCAATGCGACTGGCCGCTCGGTGCAGGGGGCTGTGCTGTTTGCGGAGGTGCTGTCCTGCCTCAAGCGGTCCCTGGCCCGGTTGCTTGTGGTGGTGGTCAGCCTGGGCTTTGGCATTGTCAA GCCCCGGTTGGGACCCATGCTGCACCGGGTACTGGGACTTGGCGGAGCCTACTTTGTGATGGCCTCTCTGGAGGGATGCCTGCGTACGCTGAAG CCCAAGAACACGCCCGACCGGCTGCTGACAGTGCTGGGCATCGGACTGGCCCTGCTGGACAGTGCCATCTGCTGGTGGATTTTCAGTAGCCTGAGTCAGACGACGCGCACGTTGCGGTTACGCCGCAATGTCATCAAGCTCTCCCTGTATCGCCACTTCACCAACACGCTGGTGTTTGCCGTGCTGG CATCTGTGGTGTTCATGGTGTGGGTGACCTTTGATCACCGCACAGTCGAGTGCCTGACTGACTGGAAGGAGCTGTGGTTTGACGAGGGTTACTGGCACCTGCTCTTCTCGCTTGTCCTGTTGGTCATCATGTTCCTGTGGCGGCCCACAAACAACAACAAGCG GTATGCCTTCACACCATTGCTGGATGCGGCGGATGATGAGCTAGATGAAGAGGACCTTCAGCAGCAGCCACACGACGCATTCG AGGGCATGAAGATGCGAACCACTAAGCCGGCAAGTGGCCAGCCGGCGGCCAGCAAGGAAGACCCG GAGGATGACCTCAAGTGGGTTGAGGAGACCATTCCCTCGTCACTCGGTGAAAC